The Paenibacillus sp. MBLB1832 genome has a window encoding:
- a CDS encoding LysR family transcriptional regulator, whose product MELRQLQYAIQIAIERNFSRAAEKLHIAQPSLSQQLSKLEKELGVLLFQRSTNSVELTHAGSLFVEKSQKILDMIEGLKKEMEDISQMKKGRLVIGSMPITGSTILPFVVPVFQTAYPDIEISLVEETSSNLETLTVNGQTDISLLSLPLREESLVYETLLEEDIVLAVPPQHPLAKSHEPVRIAVLEKESFISLKKGQGFRKLTLDLCQEAGFTPNIVFESSNMETVQSLVAAGMGIAFVPYLISKRSLSELSPVNVALEGNPTRKLVIAYRKGRYISKAAEAFISTMKEVMLTIR is encoded by the coding sequence ATGGAATTACGTCAATTACAATACGCGATCCAGATCGCCATCGAGAGAAATTTCTCTCGAGCGGCCGAGAAGCTCCATATCGCCCAGCCATCTCTGAGCCAGCAATTATCCAAGCTCGAGAAAGAACTCGGCGTTCTCTTATTTCAACGAAGCACCAATTCGGTTGAGCTCACGCATGCGGGTTCCCTTTTTGTGGAGAAATCTCAAAAGATACTCGATATGATTGAAGGTCTCAAGAAAGAAATGGAAGATATTTCGCAAATGAAAAAAGGTCGACTCGTCATCGGCAGTATGCCAATTACCGGATCCACCATTTTGCCATTCGTCGTACCTGTTTTTCAGACGGCCTATCCTGATATCGAAATTTCCCTTGTGGAAGAGACGTCTTCAAATTTGGAAACGCTAACAGTAAACGGTCAGACTGATATTTCACTACTTTCTTTACCGCTTCGTGAAGAATCACTTGTCTATGAGACTCTACTGGAAGAGGATATCGTGCTTGCCGTTCCGCCCCAGCATCCGCTTGCGAAAAGTCATGAACCGGTTCGCATCGCTGTGCTGGAGAAAGAATCCTTTATCTCCTTAAAAAAAGGACAAGGCTTTCGCAAACTTACCCTGGATCTTTGTCAGGAAGCCGGTTTCACACCTAACATCGTTTTCGAATCCAGCAACATGGAAACCGTTCAATCACTGGTCGCAGCTGGAATGGGCATCGCCTTCGTTCCTTACCTCATATCAAAGCGCAGTTTAAGTGAACTGTCGCCCGTTAATGTTGCATTAGAAGGCAATCCGACACGTAAACTTGTCATCGCCTACCGCAAAGGCCGCTATATTTCCAAGGCTGCAGAAGCTTTTATCTCAACAATGAAAGAGGTTATGCTAACGATTCGTTAG
- a CDS encoding DUF5658 family protein, protein MSRNLIIFLCLASLMDAGLTDMGIRLHVIGEANPVMRFLYEHSHLAFYGIKILIPIPLFFLAAKVSKHLYIKHLFRFSTICYMGILVMHAFWISSTLSQSLNI, encoded by the coding sequence ATGAGCCGAAATCTTATTATTTTCCTATGTTTGGCTAGTTTGATGGATGCAGGATTAACCGATATGGGGATTCGCCTGCACGTGATCGGCGAAGCGAATCCGGTCATGAGATTTCTGTATGAACATAGCCACTTGGCATTTTATGGGATAAAAATTTTAATCCCGATTCCACTCTTCTTTCTTGCAGCCAAAGTAAGCAAACACCTGTACATCAAACATTTATTCCGCTTTTCGACCATTTGTTATATGGGAATACTTGTCATGCACGCTTTTTGGATCTCCTCTACCTTGTCTCAAAGCTTGAATATTTGA
- a CDS encoding methyl-accepting chemotaxis protein, whose protein sequence is MNWFLNQSFRAKLQLGYYTIVAFYTIIILILMLTADVSIIFALSSSLILMVFSFPYVRFLEKALTDPIDNVTRVAMNIAKGDFTQTVDASSKDALGDMGRSFNAMIVKLKELLNETASISKHVADSSRDIYQKNEGINTMIVEATGSVTSLAEGANEISSGVLKSFSVVKEIETKITDYVDSTHEMNNRCGQTMELVEKGKKAVESQAESVSHIVAATTNVSGTIEDLVKEAAGISSITRTISEIAEQTNLLSLNASIEAARAGEHGRGFSVVAQEVRKLAEESSKSARGVFHMVRNIENSIRQAQTNIQINEEIARRQKESIEETQKVFGEMVKSIQFITQRMSEFTGESQKMLNAAQFITGTMENISAITQQSAAGTEQVSTSMVQQTRSVKAVVIQSEQMLRMVTQLQRTIQIFKL, encoded by the coding sequence ATGAACTGGTTTCTAAATCAATCGTTTCGCGCTAAGCTTCAGCTCGGTTATTATACCATCGTTGCTTTCTACACGATTATTATCTTAATCCTCATGTTAACAGCGGATGTGTCCATCATTTTCGCATTATCTTCATCATTAATTCTGATGGTGTTCAGCTTTCCATATGTCCGATTTCTTGAGAAAGCGTTAACAGACCCAATCGATAACGTAACCCGCGTAGCTATGAATATTGCCAAAGGCGATTTCACCCAAACCGTAGACGCTTCCTCCAAGGATGCGCTAGGTGACATGGGACGTTCCTTCAATGCGATGATTGTGAAATTAAAAGAATTGCTGAATGAAACGGCTTCAATTTCCAAGCATGTCGCGGATTCCAGCCGTGATATTTATCAGAAAAATGAAGGCATTAACACGATGATTGTTGAAGCTACTGGTTCCGTGACATCACTCGCGGAAGGAGCAAATGAAATTTCATCTGGCGTATTAAAAAGCTTCTCCGTCGTGAAAGAGATTGAAACGAAGATTACGGATTACGTCGATTCGACGCATGAAATGAACAACCGTTGTGGTCAAACGATGGAATTGGTGGAGAAAGGGAAGAAGGCGGTTGAAAGCCAAGCGGAAAGCGTGTCCCACATCGTAGCGGCTACGACGAATGTATCTGGCACCATTGAAGATTTGGTGAAGGAAGCGGCAGGAATCAGTTCGATTACAAGAACGATTTCGGAAATTGCGGAGCAAACAAATTTGTTATCTTTGAATGCCTCCATTGAGGCAGCGCGCGCTGGCGAACATGGAAGAGGCTTCTCCGTTGTAGCGCAGGAAGTACGCAAATTGGCAGAAGAGTCTTCGAAGTCAGCTAGAGGCGTGTTCCACATGGTTCGAAACATTGAAAACTCGATCAGACAAGCTCAAACGAATATTCAAATTAATGAGGAAATTGCTCGAAGACAGAAAGAGTCCATCGAAGAAACACAGAAAGTTTTCGGTGAGATGGTTAAGAGTATTCAATTCATTACCCAACGTATGAGTGAATTTACGGGTGAAAGTCAGAAAATGTTGAATGCGGCGCAATTTATTACAGGCACAATGGAAAACATTTCGGCGATCACGCAGCAATCCGCTGCTGGCACAGAACAAGTTTCAACTTCGATGGTGCAGCAAACGCGATCGGTTAAAGCGGTCGTTATTCAATCCGAACAAATGCTTCGCATGGTGACGCAGCTGCAACGTACGATTCAAATATTCAAGCTTTGA
- a CDS encoding prepilin peptidase produces MGWEAWSYTIVLFIVGALFGSFFNVVGLRVPKGISVVAPRSSCGNCGRQLNAIDLLPILGWFIRRGICHSCSTPISPVYLVGELAGGLLFASLPFLVSTDELWIAYPLVSVLLILTVSDLAYMLLPNKIIYPAMLLFTGLRLFIHPLPLWHYAIAFVLGGGILISVSLVATWMGKPAMGFGDIRLMALVGLVMGIKLVLLCIFLSALLGSVIGLALIASGKMDRRSPLPYGPFIAVAGLVCFCFGDPLMTWYMGLMTWQ; encoded by the coding sequence ATGGGATGGGAAGCATGGAGTTACACAATCGTTTTATTTATAGTGGGAGCTCTGTTCGGTTCATTCTTTAATGTGGTGGGGCTTCGCGTGCCGAAAGGAATATCGGTCGTTGCCCCGCGGTCCAGCTGTGGAAACTGCGGGCGGCAGTTGAATGCAATTGACTTACTACCGATTCTAGGATGGTTCATCCGAAGAGGGATATGTCACAGTTGCAGCACGCCGATTTCTCCCGTGTACCTTGTAGGAGAATTGGCTGGCGGACTCTTGTTCGCGAGTCTTCCCTTCCTGGTCAGCACAGATGAGCTTTGGATCGCGTACCCGCTAGTGTCCGTGCTTCTCATCTTAACGGTCAGCGACTTAGCCTATATGCTGTTGCCAAACAAAATTATTTACCCAGCCATGCTGTTGTTTACAGGCTTGCGTTTGTTCATACATCCGCTGCCTCTGTGGCACTATGCGATTGCTTTCGTGCTAGGCGGTGGGATTCTCATCAGTGTGTCCCTCGTGGCAACCTGGATGGGGAAGCCAGCCATGGGCTTTGGTGACATACGTTTGATGGCTTTAGTTGGACTGGTTATGGGAATCAAACTCGTGCTGCTGTGTATCTTTTTGTCGGCGCTGCTTGGAAGCGTCATCGGGTTAGCACTTATTGCCTCAGGTAAGATGGATCGGCGATCACCTCTACCTTACGGTCCGTTCATCGCAGTCGCTGGTTTAGTCTGTTTTTGCTTTGGTGATCCCTTAATGACGTGGTACATGGGCCTCATGACATGGCAGTAA
- a CDS encoding pilus assembly PilX family protein, whose protein sequence is MNSENEDNKGLQPRPHNEEGSALVIALLAVVLMTMMGLILMGVLRGGAIQAATTESKVQAEAIAQKGLDETLAQIRRAVANGESLGGTNYRSRVRNVDNQLAQILSFIDKNVGDPDNPKDKDGEVIAANKGSYQVDLILPKSTNPESPKIKPVTTPDSPYVRKFIVTSRGFLGDSPSKIVTKQMTVYVSTINPVFRYPVSSGGDLVLNGTPSIVGDLYVANHLHLRDEALFTGATSGTNRSKYGIQTGLPAIRGFIRVNGDVDGVAPGKFNLTQSDGVTEFPPISSTSEIVQPSYFAPQTFPLEDPTLDADVDVDVQRYVSNKTVTELSAKLAALGGYKEPDPTLLEVPLFSDLTKSTLYNDQWITVQGGVNVKDGASAANEADVFVNNGVLTMDSSSSKLTLGNGSLYVKSSDPNLVAADLRGELSVEPGKFVAVDGNVTLNNGFRFPHGTMYIKGDLKIVGNVWLQGTVYVDGNVELKQMTSINKENQGVTSSSQTPLIVVASGEIVLGNSTNAGDEDVRAFFYTKQGIRLYGVMSKLTLKGGIHGGAGGVELNAVRGDLTSGGGSAVARYQGAANWNKDVPEVQLNNTKPSRLQIFYDDNLYDSPPDGIPTTDQFNVFVKNVQYIK, encoded by the coding sequence TTGAACTCCGAGAATGAAGACAACAAGGGCCTCCAACCGAGGCCCCACAATGAAGAAGGCTCAGCACTCGTGATTGCGCTGCTGGCCGTCGTCTTAATGACCATGATGGGGCTTATCCTCATGGGCGTATTGCGTGGAGGAGCTATTCAAGCTGCAACGACAGAGTCCAAAGTGCAGGCAGAGGCGATTGCGCAGAAAGGCTTGGATGAAACACTTGCACAAATACGCCGAGCGGTTGCTAATGGAGAATCATTAGGCGGTACGAATTATCGCAGCCGTGTCCGCAATGTGGACAATCAACTCGCACAAATTTTATCGTTTATCGATAAAAATGTCGGCGATCCCGACAATCCCAAAGATAAGGATGGGGAAGTCATAGCGGCGAATAAAGGAAGCTATCAAGTGGACTTGATTTTACCGAAATCGACGAACCCTGAATCGCCGAAAATAAAGCCAGTAACAACACCGGATTCACCTTATGTTCGCAAATTCATCGTCACTTCGCGAGGCTTTTTGGGAGATAGTCCCTCCAAAATCGTAACAAAGCAGATGACCGTTTACGTCAGTACGATTAACCCTGTATTTCGTTATCCTGTTTCTTCAGGCGGAGATTTGGTGCTCAATGGTACACCTTCCATCGTCGGTGATCTCTATGTGGCTAATCATCTTCATCTTCGGGATGAAGCGCTATTTACGGGAGCGACGAGCGGGACGAATCGAAGTAAATATGGGATTCAAACAGGTTTACCTGCGATTCGCGGATTCATCCGGGTGAATGGTGATGTGGATGGCGTTGCGCCAGGCAAGTTTAACTTAACCCAGTCCGACGGAGTGACAGAATTTCCTCCAATCTCAAGTACGAGTGAAATTGTTCAGCCTTCCTATTTTGCACCACAAACCTTTCCTTTAGAAGATCCTACCCTGGATGCTGACGTGGATGTCGATGTGCAGAGGTATGTGTCGAATAAAACGGTGACAGAACTTTCGGCGAAATTAGCCGCTTTAGGCGGTTATAAAGAGCCTGATCCGACGTTGCTAGAAGTTCCGCTTTTTTCCGATTTGACCAAAAGTACGCTGTACAACGATCAATGGATTACTGTGCAAGGCGGGGTGAACGTTAAGGATGGAGCGTCCGCAGCGAATGAAGCCGATGTGTTCGTAAATAACGGTGTTCTTACGATGGATAGTTCATCCTCAAAGCTGACCCTAGGTAATGGCTCACTGTATGTGAAGTCGTCCGACCCCAACCTTGTAGCAGCTGATCTTCGTGGAGAACTTTCGGTCGAACCTGGTAAGTTTGTAGCTGTGGATGGCAATGTGACCTTGAATAACGGTTTTCGCTTTCCACATGGCACGATGTACATTAAAGGTGATTTGAAAATTGTAGGCAATGTGTGGTTGCAAGGTACAGTTTATGTAGATGGCAACGTAGAGTTAAAACAGATGACGTCGATTAATAAGGAAAACCAAGGGGTTACAAGTTCCTCCCAAACCCCGCTAATAGTGGTCGCTTCAGGTGAGATCGTACTAGGAAATAGTACTAATGCTGGTGATGAAGATGTACGCGCTTTCTTCTATACGAAGCAAGGGATTCGCCTTTATGGGGTTATGTCAAAGCTAACATTGAAAGGCGGGATCCATGGCGGAGCAGGAGGTGTTGAGCTTAACGCTGTGCGAGGAGATTTGACATCAGGCGGCGGAAGCGCTGTTGCTCGCTATCAAGGAGCCGCGAATTGGAATAAAGACGTCCCAGAAGTGCAGTTGAACAATACGAAGCCGTCTAGGTTGCAAATTTTCTATGATGACAATTTATATGACTCACCACCGGATGGAATTCCAACAACGGATCAGTTCAACGTATTTGTGAAAAATGTTCAATACATCAAGTGA
- a CDS encoding PulJ/GspJ family protein, which produces MERNEKGMTLIEILAALLIFGMVASILYSFMLMGVSMYKRVTMETQMRNQGDGIYSQIISELKEAIYVQDEGTDKKIIRYAKRSDDPRSYIDLYEMEIFPSVTGGGKIEVRQAGSNVVKDVFQLGNKFTIRAGSLSEASENHDRVQVTLEYARSNADQYKQADSPKLVINSQIPLFRND; this is translated from the coding sequence ATGGAACGCAATGAGAAAGGGATGACGTTAATCGAGATCCTGGCTGCCTTACTGATCTTCGGTATGGTAGCCTCCATCCTGTATTCATTTATGCTCATGGGCGTGTCGATGTATAAGCGCGTCACGATGGAAACCCAGATGCGTAATCAAGGTGACGGTATTTACAGTCAGATCATTTCAGAGTTAAAAGAAGCGATCTATGTGCAGGATGAAGGGACGGATAAAAAGATTATCCGCTATGCGAAGCGCTCCGATGATCCCAGATCGTATATCGATTTATATGAAATGGAGATTTTTCCATCTGTCACTGGCGGTGGGAAAATCGAAGTGAGGCAGGCTGGCAGCAACGTTGTGAAAGATGTTTTTCAGCTTGGCAACAAATTTACAATTCGCGCTGGCAGTTTAAGTGAAGCAAGTGAAAATCATGACCGCGTACAAGTGACACTCGAATATGCAAGAAGTAACGCAGACCAATATAAACAGGCTGATAGTCCAAAGCTTGTTATCAATTCGCAAATTCCATTGTTCCGCAATGATTAA
- a CDS encoding type IV pilus modification PilV family protein, with the protein MRRNKRLMHAKMNEDGMSLVEILIAVTIMSIISVTLMGYFTSAVDKSAQESRKIIGANLARLKAAELRDTFKSGYDEAIASQLASSPKFTGDLSSNGSDIMKGKLAPTEINGTLYHYLVELDKSSSRWESADPFRVDSDAYLAQMLITVYWSGQDSLDPPSAKLSTTLDTYLIKRW; encoded by the coding sequence GTGCGCCGCAATAAACGCTTGATGCATGCGAAGATGAACGAAGACGGAATGTCACTTGTGGAAATCTTAATTGCCGTGACGATTATGTCGATCATTAGCGTGACGTTGATGGGGTACTTTACATCAGCCGTTGATAAATCGGCACAAGAAAGCCGTAAAATCATCGGTGCGAACCTAGCCCGTCTGAAAGCTGCAGAGCTGCGCGATACATTCAAGTCGGGATACGATGAGGCGATTGCCTCTCAATTAGCCAGTTCTCCCAAGTTTACAGGAGATCTGTCTAGTAATGGGTCTGACATTATGAAAGGTAAGCTCGCGCCAACGGAAATTAATGGCACCCTGTATCACTATCTGGTGGAGCTCGATAAGAGCTCTTCCCGATGGGAATCAGCTGATCCGTTTCGCGTTGATTCTGACGCGTATTTAGCGCAAATGCTGATTACTGTGTACTGGTCAGGGCAGGATTCTCTTGATCCGCCTAGCGCAAAGCTATCAACAACGCTGGATACGTATCTTATTAAAAGGTGGTAA
- a CDS encoding vWA domain-containing protein has translation MHWFPKLKKKSAILLAAALLTSSASSLAGTSSVYGAETDNGCLAISGVGNVPVTSVERNQLVTINYTLDPNGTHTVTQTRDPVDIAFVADVSGSMDYHMDKNNSQTPIRIDILKSASATLTNKFKTVNMGDRLGLIKFSSGATKVLDLSTNYTNVQNEINKLSAGGSTNIDDGLAKAKTMLTASGTKPVKQIILLTDGKATVWTDENDGNKQKSGDVSAANAARADADVLAGLGIKVFTIALATPGSDEIDLDLLQYIATKTGGTAYQASSTSQLSSIFDNIAKTIEAPAQLKNVTLRQPIPSGFILAPGENASNVSYDTATHEVVVNVGNIDFPYVQDTIDLSIKVIPDTAAGDYPLQDAKVTYRDACNANRQFNISFNTQLSVSIRIVDKYGNVYIGNSIGEVQRLRNRDKQKQWTIKNKSVAVSDIRFVDTDHSVVRIYYTDGTSEQWDLKPSAPASYELVDGNGKSITTTGWHMGPGTIRSIAGSTNQLPSSAVYANDDFSTSYIAGYENAVNDGNWTTQTEQGATIPDGNSVNFQTRAFTYAISGSTSIPIAGAVATGNVSLDSTGPMVSWSKSIENPTDDGIIYVTATDNLSPVTSVKVWFDNKTISISSSSPKMKKSGNTYAFRLSDVVGFETADKRAGWHQIQLEATSMGGTTSTANSPEYFVVNPGPSAVLKGVNYAAGDISDKPVSVIVTDEKLPVTDRTFGNHTEKGFTLKGMYYVIKQSATAPEAGEWKQLASKRLTVTTKTNTTSGTYYVFLKLVDSSNIEKVQEPLVIQFDTEQYNN, from the coding sequence ATGCATTGGTTTCCTAAGTTAAAAAAGAAAAGTGCGATCTTGCTGGCAGCTGCGCTGCTGACAAGTTCAGCGTCCTCCCTCGCGGGAACTTCGTCCGTCTATGGGGCGGAGACCGATAATGGCTGCTTGGCGATTAGCGGAGTTGGGAACGTGCCCGTGACGAGCGTTGAACGAAATCAGCTCGTGACGATTAATTACACCTTGGACCCGAATGGAACCCATACGGTAACCCAAACCCGTGATCCGGTAGACATCGCCTTTGTCGCCGACGTTTCAGGGAGTATGGATTACCATATGGACAAGAATAACAGCCAAACACCGATTCGGATTGATATCTTGAAGAGTGCTTCTGCGACGTTAACGAACAAGTTCAAAACCGTGAACATGGGGGATCGACTCGGGCTTATCAAGTTTAGTTCTGGGGCAACCAAAGTGCTTGATTTATCAACGAATTATACGAATGTGCAAAATGAAATTAATAAGCTTTCTGCTGGCGGCAGTACAAATATTGATGACGGTTTAGCGAAAGCCAAAACGATGCTAACGGCGTCTGGCACGAAGCCAGTTAAGCAAATTATTTTGCTAACGGATGGAAAAGCGACCGTATGGACCGATGAGAACGACGGCAATAAGCAAAAAAGCGGCGACGTCAGCGCAGCTAACGCAGCTAGAGCAGACGCGGATGTCTTAGCGGGGTTAGGCATTAAGGTGTTCACCATTGCGCTTGCAACGCCAGGTTCCGACGAAATTGATTTGGATTTGCTTCAATACATCGCGACCAAAACAGGAGGTACTGCTTACCAAGCTAGTTCAACGAGTCAGCTATCTTCGATTTTTGATAATATCGCGAAGACGATTGAAGCACCCGCTCAACTCAAGAACGTGACACTTCGTCAACCAATTCCTTCTGGTTTCATCTTGGCGCCAGGCGAGAATGCCTCAAATGTCAGTTATGATACGGCGACACATGAAGTGGTTGTCAACGTGGGCAATATTGATTTCCCGTATGTGCAAGATACAATCGATTTGTCGATCAAAGTTATTCCAGATACAGCAGCTGGGGATTATCCGTTGCAGGATGCCAAAGTGACGTATCGCGATGCGTGTAATGCGAATCGGCAGTTCAATATTAGTTTCAATACACAGCTCTCTGTCAGCATTCGAATCGTAGATAAATACGGCAATGTGTATATCGGCAATAGTATCGGTGAAGTTCAGCGACTGCGCAACCGTGATAAGCAGAAGCAGTGGACGATTAAAAACAAAAGCGTTGCCGTATCGGATATTCGATTTGTCGATACAGATCATTCGGTCGTTCGGATTTATTATACTGACGGAACGAGCGAGCAATGGGATTTGAAACCGTCAGCACCTGCGAGCTATGAGCTTGTTGACGGCAATGGAAAGTCGATAACGACCACAGGCTGGCATATGGGTCCTGGTACGATTCGATCCATAGCGGGATCCACCAATCAACTGCCAAGCAGCGCCGTTTATGCGAATGATGATTTCAGTACCAGTTACATCGCAGGCTATGAGAATGCTGTGAATGATGGCAATTGGACGACACAAACGGAACAAGGTGCAACGATTCCCGATGGGAATAGCGTGAATTTCCAAACACGCGCATTCACTTATGCGATCAGCGGCAGCACATCCATTCCAATCGCTGGAGCCGTGGCAACAGGAAATGTTTCCTTAGATAGCACGGGGCCAATGGTGAGTTGGAGCAAGTCGATCGAGAATCCGACGGATGACGGCATTATTTATGTAACGGCAACGGACAATTTAAGTCCTGTGACGAGTGTGAAAGTTTGGTTCGATAATAAAACGATTTCCATTTCTTCCTCCTCTCCGAAGATGAAGAAAAGCGGAAATACTTATGCGTTCCGACTCAGTGATGTCGTTGGTTTTGAAACGGCAGACAAACGTGCAGGCTGGCATCAAATACAATTGGAAGCCACCTCCATGGGAGGCACAACCTCTACAGCGAATTCGCCAGAATATTTCGTTGTCAATCCAGGGCCGTCGGCGGTGCTGAAAGGTGTAAACTATGCAGCAGGCGATATTTCCGATAAACCAGTAAGCGTCATCGTGACCGATGAGAAACTTCCTGTAACGGATCGTACATTTGGCAATCACACGGAAAAAGGATTCACCTTAAAAGGCATGTATTACGTCATCAAGCAATCCGCGACAGCACCTGAAGCAGGAGAGTGGAAGCAGCTGGCGTCCAAACGTTTAACGGTTACGACCAAGACGAATACGACAAGCGGAACGTACTATGTGTTTCTAAAGCTTGTTGACAGTTCGAACATCGAGAAGGTTCAAGAACCACTGGTAATTCAGTTCGATACCGAACAGTACAACAATTAA
- a CDS encoding S-layer homology domain-containing protein, which translates to MKRRKHLLATSLFVAAMLSSTAMLASAESASKPSIVQASNPFTNLLGLDYEARNAQYDSLKLSPAGWQVGMVISKEPFAVVTKVDGAGAHVKIWTGAIARDYNDLLVFWDEIGVTADGALDFHATDVEETTRNYFESTTQESYRVKAYLGKVPWANIPTDAEAQLNGVAKVTTTGLVNVYGIHFQDSDRAVATTLGSVNKSTDMPEKIPTLRLWKQTKVTKVPTDAETHWAKEDILDLMQKSIIDGYEDQTIRPNRTLSKAEFVTLLVKALGIEPVKTPVTGYEDMGSHWSKGMVASAQAIGLLDQRPADMRFSPDLPITRIEMVGLVDRILQKYEVSLPPRSQNFTDTANLPDMNKEALINVIRAGIVGGYEDGSFRPQGSLTRAEAFKVISRIIHLL; encoded by the coding sequence ATGAAGAGAAGAAAACACCTACTCGCAACGTCGTTGTTTGTTGCAGCCATGCTCTCATCAACCGCGATGTTAGCTAGTGCTGAATCTGCGAGCAAACCTAGCATTGTGCAAGCGAGTAACCCGTTCACTAATTTGCTTGGACTCGATTATGAAGCGAGGAACGCACAGTATGATTCGTTGAAGCTTTCCCCAGCAGGTTGGCAGGTTGGCATGGTTATTTCTAAAGAACCTTTTGCCGTAGTGACCAAAGTAGATGGAGCAGGTGCGCATGTCAAAATTTGGACGGGCGCAATCGCACGCGATTACAATGACTTGCTTGTATTTTGGGATGAAATTGGGGTAACCGCAGATGGTGCACTTGATTTTCACGCAACAGATGTCGAAGAGACGACTCGCAACTATTTTGAAAGCACAACTCAAGAATCCTATCGGGTCAAGGCCTATCTGGGCAAAGTCCCTTGGGCGAATATTCCTACAGATGCGGAGGCTCAGCTTAATGGGGTTGCGAAAGTGACCACCACAGGGTTAGTCAATGTCTACGGCATCCATTTCCAAGATTCCGATCGCGCAGTTGCGACAACGCTTGGTTCTGTGAATAAATCCACTGATATGCCAGAGAAAATTCCTACATTACGCTTGTGGAAGCAAACGAAAGTGACAAAGGTGCCCACGGATGCAGAAACGCACTGGGCGAAAGAAGACATTCTAGATCTGATGCAAAAATCGATTATCGATGGCTATGAGGATCAAACGATTCGCCCGAACCGCACGCTTTCGAAGGCGGAGTTCGTAACACTGCTTGTTAAAGCCTTGGGTATTGAGCCCGTCAAAACACCCGTAACGGGTTATGAAGATATGGGTAGTCATTGGTCAAAAGGGATGGTCGCATCAGCACAAGCCATTGGCTTGCTGGATCAACGCCCTGCAGATATGCGATTTTCGCCGGATTTACCCATTACCCGCATCGAGATGGTGGGGCTGGTTGATCGGATTTTACAGAAATATGAGGTATCGCTTCCCCCAAGATCGCAAAATTTTACAGACACAGCTAACTTACCAGATATGAATAAAGAAGCACTGATCAACGTTATTCGTGCAGGTATCGTCGGCGGGTATGAGGACGGTTCTTTCCGGCCGCAAGGCTCGTTGACACGTGCAGAAGCGTTCAAAGTGATCTCAAGAATTATACATTTACTGTAG